The following is a genomic window from Fulvia fulva chromosome 9, complete sequence.
CAAGCGACATGGGTTGTGGTCTTGGCAGATCATGCCATCTTCCTTTGGCCGCGAGCAGATCACTGCATGGAAGAGCCCTCGAGCCCTAATGACGCCATATCAACATGATCGAGAGACATTCTCGTCTACTATACGacgtatcctctcttccgaAGCCAGCCGGCCAGGATTTTGTTCACCTCTTCGTGAGCAGTGATATGCGCGAACGTGCCCTGCTCAATGATATGGACTTCATCGACCTCATCTCTCAACCCTAGCTCTTTCTCCCACTCCAGCGCTGCAGGAGAAGTACAAATTGCCAACCGAGGTGCACTTCTCTTTCGCATCAACGCCTTGGTTTGCTCAGTCCTCCCAATGACCTTATCATCCAGCTCGAGCATGCCCTTCATGCACCCAAGCAGGGTTACAGGAGACGTCTCGAGAACTCTTCGATGATTCCAGGTTCGGATCCAGTCCGGTGTATCCTGTGTATACATTACCTGCTCGAACCACGATGCGACGATCTCCGATGCTCGGTCTCTTCTGTCTTTCATGGTCTCGACCAACTGTATCAGAGCGGGTGGCAGACGCTCTCCAAGGCCATAGATTGGATGGACCAACACATGCGCTTTGACTATACCACCATGCTCTGCCGCGATCATCGATGTGATA
Proteins encoded in this region:
- a CDS encoding Putative non-heme chloroperoxidase; this translates as MPYLNREDANIFYTDQGDGQPVLLLHGYACDSHDWSFQIPVLLEHGLRVIAMDHRGHGRSNATEHASYNWDALAEDAIALVRSLEVGPVILVGHSMSTCITSMIAAEHGGIVKAHVLVHPIYGLGERLPPALIQLVETMKDRRDRASEIVASWFEQVMYTQDTPDWIRTWNHRRVLETSPVTLLGCMKGMLELDDKVIGRTEQTKALMRKRSAPRLAICTSPAALEWEKELGLRDEVDEVHIIEQGTFAHITAHEEVNKILAGWLRKRGYVV